The following are from one region of the Thermoproteus uzoniensis 768-20 genome:
- the glyS gene encoding glycine--tRNA ligase has protein sequence MQRSELVADIAVRRGFYWPSFEIYGGVGGFYDYGPLGTLTRRNIVEKWRRTFILPYQDIMIEIETPVIMPEAVFEASGHLEHFTDYVVTCQKCGRKFRTDHLIEDVLSQKGIRLSLEGLSGEQLDEIIARYDIRCPACGGPLGKSERFNLLFKTNIGPYANEYGYLRPETAQGMFVAFPRLADYMGRKVPFGVAQIGRVGRNEISPRQGLIRLREFSQMEIELFFDPQNPHCPYFAEVEDMEVPIVPEEEVARGNTEPQFLTAREIVARGHANEWMAFFMALSAKFLKELGVPLERQKFLGKLPQERAHYSAKSYDQMVLTERFGWVEVSGHAYRTDYDLSRHSKYSGHEMYLERRLKEAREIEEVRVYPNPNALRERYGDRIGEVIKAIQKNSQTIAASFSSGAERVEVEGYEITRDMVFLKREVRRTDVEKFIPHVVEPSFGLDRILYVVLESAAVVEDDRKYLRLPPDIAPITACILPIVKRRDYVAIGVDLARRLWRAGITALYDDEGTIGSRYAECDEIGTPIAVTIDEMTPKDNTVTIRDRDSRRQIRIDIGKVVDFAVGIKAGGSFDEISRRLGGVVFKNA, from the coding sequence ATGCAGAGGAGCGAGTTGGTCGCCGACATAGCTGTCAGAAGGGGATTCTACTGGCCTTCGTTTGAGATCTACGGCGGCGTGGGGGGTTTCTACGACTACGGCCCCTTGGGGACTCTCACCCGCCGCAACATAGTCGAGAAATGGCGTAGGACCTTCATACTGCCGTACCAAGACATTATGATAGAGATAGAGACGCCTGTGATAATGCCGGAAGCCGTCTTCGAGGCGTCCGGCCATCTTGAGCATTTTACTGACTACGTAGTCACCTGCCAGAAATGCGGCAGGAAGTTCAGAACGGATCACTTGATAGAGGATGTGCTCTCGCAGAAGGGGATAAGGCTAAGTCTAGAGGGCCTCTCCGGGGAGCAACTTGACGAGATAATAGCTAGGTACGATATAAGGTGTCCCGCGTGCGGAGGCCCTCTCGGCAAATCGGAGAGGTTCAACCTATTGTTCAAGACAAACATAGGGCCCTACGCAAACGAGTACGGCTATCTCAGGCCGGAGACCGCGCAAGGCATGTTCGTGGCGTTTCCTCGACTCGCCGACTATATGGGCAGAAAGGTCCCCTTCGGCGTGGCGCAGATAGGCAGGGTGGGGAGGAACGAGATCTCGCCTAGACAAGGCCTGATCAGGCTCAGGGAGTTCTCGCAGATGGAGATAGAGCTTTTCTTCGATCCCCAGAACCCCCACTGCCCGTACTTCGCCGAGGTCGAGGACATGGAGGTGCCCATAGTCCCCGAGGAGGAGGTGGCCAGAGGCAACACAGAGCCCCAATTCCTCACGGCGAGGGAGATAGTGGCCAGAGGCCACGCCAACGAGTGGATGGCTTTCTTCATGGCTCTTTCTGCCAAGTTCTTAAAAGAGTTGGGCGTGCCCCTCGAGAGGCAGAAGTTCTTGGGGAAGTTGCCGCAAGAGAGGGCGCACTACAGCGCGAAGTCCTACGACCAGATGGTCCTCACCGAGAGGTTCGGCTGGGTAGAGGTCTCAGGCCACGCATATAGGACAGACTACGACCTGTCTAGACACAGCAAATACAGCGGCCACGAGATGTATCTGGAGCGTAGGTTGAAGGAGGCGAGAGAGATAGAGGAGGTCAGAGTATATCCGAACCCGAATGCGTTGAGGGAGAGATACGGCGATAGGATCGGCGAAGTGATTAAGGCAATACAGAAAAACTCGCAGACGATCGCCGCATCGTTTTCGAGCGGCGCCGAGAGGGTCGAGGTAGAGGGCTACGAGATAACGCGGGATATGGTTTTCTTGAAACGCGAGGTGAGGCGCACCGATGTGGAGAAGTTCATACCACACGTGGTGGAGCCCTCCTTCGGGCTCGACAGGATCCTCTACGTCGTATTGGAGAGCGCGGCTGTTGTGGAGGATGACAGGAAGTATCTGAGGCTCCCGCCCGATATAGCGCCGATAACCGCGTGCATCCTGCCCATAGTCAAACGGCGTGATTATGTGGCGATAGGCGTCGATCTGGCGAGGAGGCTCTGGCGCGCCGGGATAACTGCGTTGTACGACGACGAGGGCACCATAGGTAGCAGATATGCCGAATGTGACGAGATAGGGACTCCTATCGCTGTGACTATAGACGAGATGACCCCGAAGGACAACACTGTGACTATTAGAGATAGGGACTCGCGGAGGCAGATCAGGATAGATATAGGCAAGGTGGTCGACTTCGCCGTTGGGATCAAGGCGGGGGGATCTTTCGATGAGATATCTAGGCGTCTAGGCGGCGTTGTCTTCAAAAACGCTTAA
- the endA gene encoding tRNA-intron lyase translates to MRGRLRGLAVVVEDVEEARRLYKSGFYGKFLLKDKVKLEEVDKIESPLVLSLYEALYLAERGLLEIYDDERRIDIDELRKIGEINLKNFNEIYLIYKYFRDLGYIVKSGLKFGALFSVYEKGPGIDHAPMVVVFLEPDRGISATDIARGGRLSHSVKKTFTLATVLKPSNEVALIGFRWAKL, encoded by the coding sequence ATGAGAGGTCGCCTGAGGGGCTTAGCCGTTGTCGTAGAGGATGTCGAGGAGGCACGTAGGCTCTACAAGAGCGGGTTCTACGGAAAGTTCTTGCTCAAGGACAAGGTGAAGCTGGAGGAAGTGGATAAGATAGAGTCGCCATTGGTCCTATCGCTGTACGAGGCCCTATATCTCGCCGAGAGGGGTTTGCTCGAGATCTACGACGATGAGAGGAGGATAGATATCGATGAACTTAGAAAAATTGGCGAAATTAATTTGAAAAATTTTAATGAAATTTATTTAATTTATAAGTATTTTAGAGACCTAGGATATATAGTTAAATCAGGTTTAAAATTCGGAGCCCTATTCTCCGTCTACGAGAAGGGACCTGGAATAGACCACGCGCCCATGGTCGTGGTGTTTCTAGAGCCCGACCGCGGCATCAGCGCTACCGATATAGCTAGAGGCGGCCGGCTTTCCCACTCGGTTAAAAAGACGTTTACCTTGGCGACGGTGTTAAAACCGAGCAACGAGGTGGCGTTGATAGGGTTTAGGTGGGCTAAGCTCTAG
- a CDS encoding Hsp20/alpha crystallin family protein has translation MEPIKKIEEGLKELYAANVGKIEREPDIDIYEQGENLLIMIDLPGFRKDSIKVKLFEHAVEITALPNSDIPGRAVVRERAANFPVQRRIELPFRLRVDSARAIYKDGVLQISAIKAGEVGTAELKID, from the coding sequence ATGGAACCTATAAAAAAGATAGAAGAGGGGTTGAAAGAGCTCTACGCGGCTAACGTAGGCAAGATAGAGCGCGAGCCCGATATCGATATATACGAGCAAGGCGAGAACCTACTGATAATGATAGACTTACCCGGCTTCCGGAAAGACTCGATAAAGGTCAAGCTATTCGAACACGCCGTTGAGATAACGGCCTTGCCCAACTCCGACATACCTGGCCGCGCCGTCGTTAGAGAGAGGGCAGCTAACTTCCCCGTACAGAGACGTATAGAGTTGCCGTTTAGGCTAAGGGTGGATAGCGCAAGAGCTATATATAAAGATGGCGTGCTCCAAATATCTGCGATAAAGGCTGGGGAGGTGGGGACCGCCGAGTTGAAGATAGACTAG
- a CDS encoding UbiD family decarboxylase has translation MSLSSYVEGLEDLRTYDPPYEGFRIARILKETEGSATPYFREVGPGMDGVGNLVDRRSKLLKILGARDDEEAYKALLSAEDAPGKLDVVGAWVDEYRTIDSLRKLPLVKYYEKEAAPYITSAVIIARAPDGAYNASIHRFTPIGDDRAVVRLVPRHLYTIYHKWRDMGKDTPVAVVWGTHPAVLLSAASSPPYGVFELAVAARLMNGLKVVELDNGTYAPYLATVIMEGYITGQLADEGPYVDVVGTYDVVRKQPVIKIERIYVLKSSPIVNYLLPAGLEHQLLMGFEREAKIWRAVSSVVPKVVKVRLTRGGFGWMHAVISIKKNVEGDAKNAALAAFAAHPSLKHVVVVDEDIDPDDPRDVEWALATRFRADRGLFVIPYARGSTLDPMALNEEGLTYKVGVDATRPLDKDPRMFEKARIP, from the coding sequence GTGTCGCTTTCTAGCTACGTGGAGGGGCTGGAGGATCTTCGGACGTACGACCCGCCGTATGAAGGGTTCCGGATAGCGCGGATACTTAAGGAGACGGAGGGCTCGGCAACGCCGTATTTCAGGGAGGTGGGGCCCGGCATGGATGGCGTCGGCAACTTGGTTGATAGGAGATCTAAACTTTTGAAGATCCTAGGCGCCCGCGACGACGAGGAGGCGTACAAGGCCCTCCTCTCCGCCGAGGACGCTCCTGGCAAGCTCGACGTGGTCGGCGCTTGGGTCGACGAATACAGGACTATCGACTCGTTGCGCAAGCTTCCTCTGGTAAAGTACTACGAAAAAGAAGCAGCCCCGTATATCACCTCTGCGGTTATCATAGCTAGAGCGCCAGATGGGGCCTACAACGCCTCTATACATAGATTCACTCCTATAGGCGACGATAGAGCCGTCGTTAGGCTGGTCCCGCGACACCTATACACCATATACCACAAATGGCGCGATATGGGGAAGGACACCCCTGTGGCTGTGGTATGGGGGACGCACCCAGCGGTTTTGTTGTCCGCAGCATCGTCGCCTCCCTACGGCGTCTTCGAGCTCGCCGTGGCCGCCCGCCTTATGAACGGCTTAAAGGTCGTCGAATTGGACAACGGGACATATGCCCCATATCTGGCGACGGTGATCATGGAGGGCTATATAACGGGCCAACTAGCCGATGAGGGGCCCTATGTGGATGTCGTGGGCACTTATGACGTAGTCAGAAAACAGCCCGTGATAAAGATAGAGCGTATATATGTTCTCAAAAGCTCGCCTATAGTTAACTATCTATTGCCGGCTGGCCTGGAGCACCAGCTGTTAATGGGCTTCGAGAGAGAGGCCAAGATATGGCGTGCTGTATCCTCGGTGGTCCCCAAGGTTGTTAAGGTAAGGCTCACACGAGGCGGCTTCGGCTGGATGCACGCGGTGATCTCCATAAAAAAGAACGTGGAAGGCGACGCCAAGAACGCTGCCCTTGCGGCGTTCGCGGCGCACCCCAGCTTGAAACACGTGGTGGTGGTCGACGAGGATATAGATCCGGACGATCCGCGGGACGTGGAGTGGGCCTTGGCCACGCGCTTCCGCGCAGATAGGGGACTGTTCGTGATACCCTATGCGCGCGGCTCCACGCTCGATCCGATGGCCCTCAACGAGGAGGGCTTGACCTACAAGGTAGGCGTCGACGCCACGCGGCCGCTGGACAAAGATCCGCGTATGTTCGAGAAGGCGAGGATACCATGA
- a CDS encoding aconitase X: MIEAAEAVRKIADAVSRGEVVEIETAHVSGVSYLTLGEYGVRFIEELAASGARVKVFTTSNPPGIDLHLLLDVSREFVTGQRRVLDAFLKMGISPISTCAPYEFLRVKPGTVHAWAESNAITYINTFRDAWSDKNPGPLALLSAIAGFVPKTEMYTLEGRRPTAEVRAEVAADPLKAGLIGAFIGETLGSGIPYISGLALNGEEARREFAAALSTYSSIIFAVLEGITPNWRLYLAEADFRDKIAIAEEDLSKYLKDMDNPDVIYLGCPHLDIDTLLKISRIIFERGRAKRPVYISTSPGVYGALKDLVNKLREYNVYVFAGSCLVVSPYTRRFRAVATDSMKSVYYIPRLHGVKTIPCETIKCLDYAYA, encoded by the coding sequence ATGATAGAGGCCGCGGAGGCTGTCCGCAAGATAGCGGATGCGGTCTCAAGAGGCGAGGTCGTCGAGATTGAGACGGCGCACGTGTCGGGCGTATCCTATCTCACCTTGGGCGAGTACGGCGTGAGGTTCATAGAGGAGCTGGCCGCGTCGGGGGCCAGAGTCAAGGTCTTCACCACGTCGAATCCTCCCGGGATCGATCTGCACTTGTTGCTGGATGTGTCGCGCGAGTTCGTGACGGGCCAGCGGAGGGTTTTAGACGCTTTCCTCAAGATGGGCATTTCGCCTATCTCCACATGCGCGCCCTACGAGTTCTTGAGGGTTAAGCCGGGCACCGTCCACGCATGGGCTGAGTCGAACGCCATAACGTACATCAACACGTTCAGGGATGCTTGGTCAGACAAGAACCCCGGTCCGCTCGCCTTGTTGTCGGCTATAGCGGGCTTCGTGCCTAAGACCGAGATGTATACCTTAGAGGGCAGGCGCCCGACGGCGGAAGTGCGCGCGGAGGTTGCGGCAGATCCCCTGAAGGCCGGCCTAATAGGAGCCTTCATAGGCGAGACGCTGGGCTCGGGCATCCCGTACATCTCGGGCCTAGCGCTAAACGGCGAGGAGGCCCGCCGCGAGTTCGCCGCCGCTCTCTCCACCTACTCCTCCATAATCTTCGCAGTGCTGGAGGGCATCACGCCGAACTGGAGGCTGTATTTGGCTGAGGCCGACTTCAGAGATAAGATAGCCATAGCCGAAGAGGATTTATCAAAATATCTTAAAGATATGGATAATCCAGATGTGATATATCTAGGTTGTCCTCATTTAGATATAGATACTTTACTTAAAATATCTAGGATAATATTTGAAAGAGGTCGGGCAAAGAGGCCCGTCTACATATCGACATCGCCTGGCGTGTACGGCGCTCTGAAGGATCTAGTGAATAAACTGAGGGAGTATAACGTATACGTCTTTGCAGGCTCCTGCCTCGTCGTATCCCCCTATACGAGGAGATTTAGAGCCGTGGCGACAGACTCCATGAAGTCCGTCTACTACATACCGAGGCTTCACGGGGTGAAGACGATACCCTGCGAGACCATCAAGTGCCTTGACTATGCCTACGCTTAG
- a CDS encoding aconitase X swivel domain-containing protein, which translates to MPTLRPIVKGAGVVRTEVVRLGPISFLGDLNPESGEISGVKISGKILAVPYVRGSTVGPYVLWHAAARGNAPLAIVAKSVDLMLITASVLANVPLFQGELSEECIEIDLSTGRYERCR; encoded by the coding sequence ATGCCTACGCTTAGGCCAATAGTAAAAGGGGCTGGAGTCGTACGGACCGAGGTAGTGAGGCTCGGCCCCATATCGTTCCTCGGCGATCTGAACCCAGAAAGCGGCGAGATCTCGGGCGTCAAGATCTCGGGCAAGATTCTCGCTGTGCCCTACGTGAGAGGCTCCACCGTCGGGCCCTACGTGCTCTGGCATGCGGCAGCTAGAGGCAATGCGCCGCTAGCCATAGTGGCGAAGTCCGTAGATTTGATGTTGATAACCGCGTCGGTTCTGGCAAACGTGCCGCTGTTCCAGGGCGAGTTGTCCGAGGAATGTATCGAGATAGATCTCTCGACAGGCCGCTATGAGCGTTGTCGATAG
- a CDS encoding N-glycosylase/DNA lyase encodes MAAEEIALLLRKIGLKAILDLEKEDPQYKSVCRLCSNRGELDTARLVMMNALISYRLTGKGEEHWHYFADFFSRRKGNNICEEFIQYIKTSPYLAIGRDIRIKRIRKVCNYDPDIIDLSRTWRDLARLLGSDGEAKTVVFTVKMLNYVYMCCRGVDRALPNDIPIPVDYRVARLTACLGLIKADPEGALRRREEVQRIWSEIAERSGVPPLHIDTLLWLAGRVVLYGDRSYAVPKEFLDFIKRFCNR; translated from the coding sequence ATGGCCGCAGAAGAGATAGCGCTGCTGTTGAGGAAAATAGGGCTTAAGGCTATACTGGATCTGGAGAAGGAGGATCCCCAGTATAAGTCAGTATGCCGTCTCTGCAGTAATAGGGGCGAGCTGGATACGGCGCGGCTCGTCATGATGAATGCCTTGATAAGCTATAGGCTCACAGGCAAAGGAGAGGAGCACTGGCATTATTTCGCAGATTTCTTCTCCAGGAGAAAAGGGAACAATATCTGCGAAGAATTCATACAATATATAAAGACAAGTCCCTATTTAGCAATAGGTAGAGATATTAGAATTAAGAGAATAAGAAAGGTATGTAACTACGACCCCGATATAATCGATCTCTCCAGGACGTGGAGAGACCTAGCTCGCCTGCTGGGATCTGACGGCGAGGCCAAGACGGTCGTATTTACGGTGAAGATGTTGAACTATGTCTATATGTGTTGCAGAGGCGTTGATAGGGCTCTGCCCAACGATATACCTATCCCCGTGGACTACAGAGTAGCTAGGCTAACTGCGTGCCTCGGCCTAATAAAGGCCGACCCGGAGGGGGCTTTGAGAAGACGGGAAGAGGTCCAGAGAATCTGGAGCGAGATAGCGGAGAGAAGCGGCGTGCCGCCGCTCCATATAGATACGTTGCTCTGGCTGGCTGGAAGGGTCGTGCTGTATGGGGACAGATCCTACGCCGTCCCGAAAGAATTCCTAGATTTTATAAAGAGATTTTGCAATAGATAA
- a CDS encoding DNA primase large subunit PriL yields MPCHATSQELACLFPYLDKSGEYLYSRGLTLENVLASEAIIERAIQIVENSLRKGKPAPCSSNQELEAAAARLAVYIVATSTNSYVLRRFADSQSKIFTFRIRNTPGIQSFECKAEIAADLGVETALTHDIIKGSVLAVTHPLAIKWIHYLRYAPQDPDWSMINRPVVRGWVLLRIDDFERILEEAYESKILRLASREDVGYIAGVLGKVDKISALLEKLRSYRPITVKAAPTGEAPPCMAAILEALRRGENLPHVARFAITTYLLKRGWDVDRIVDLFRSVPDFNEKITRYQVQHIAGQAGGRKEYSVPSCETMNSWGLCPTNLGCGVKNPVQYGRRRDSAAVEENRA; encoded by the coding sequence GTGCCTTGCCACGCCACATCGCAGGAGCTCGCGTGCCTCTTCCCCTACCTTGACAAGTCGGGGGAGTATCTATACTCTCGCGGGCTCACGCTCGAGAACGTCTTGGCGTCTGAGGCTATTATAGAGAGGGCTATACAAATAGTCGAGAACTCTCTCCGCAAGGGTAAACCCGCTCCGTGCTCCTCGAACCAAGAACTTGAGGCGGCCGCGGCTAGACTGGCGGTCTACATCGTCGCAACCTCAACAAACTCGTACGTGTTGAGGAGATTCGCGGACTCCCAAAGCAAGATATTCACTTTCAGAATCAGGAACACGCCGGGCATTCAGTCGTTTGAATGTAAAGCAGAAATAGCCGCCGATCTGGGCGTGGAGACTGCTCTCACACATGACATAATCAAGGGCTCCGTACTCGCCGTAACCCACCCCCTGGCGATTAAATGGATCCACTACCTAAGATACGCGCCGCAAGATCCCGATTGGTCTATGATAAATAGGCCCGTGGTGAGAGGCTGGGTCCTTCTACGTATAGACGACTTCGAGAGGATCTTGGAAGAGGCATACGAGTCAAAGATACTGAGGCTCGCCTCCAGAGAGGACGTCGGGTATATAGCGGGCGTCCTAGGCAAGGTGGATAAAATCTCTGCCCTCCTAGAAAAGCTGAGATCTTATAGGCCCATCACCGTCAAAGCCGCGCCCACGGGCGAGGCGCCGCCTTGTATGGCCGCCATCCTTGAGGCGTTGAGGCGCGGCGAGAACCTCCCGCACGTGGCTCGTTTTGCGATAACCACCTATCTGCTGAAGCGGGGGTGGGACGTCGACCGCATAGTCGACCTCTTCAGGTCGGTCCCCGACTTCAACGAGAAGATCACGCGGTACCAGGTGCAACACATAGCGGGACAGGCCGGCGGCAGGAAGGAGTACTCGGTGCCTAGTTGCGAGACCATGAACTCCTGGGGCCTCTGCCCCACCAACTTGGGATGCGGAGTGAAGAACCCGGTACAATATGGCCGCAGAAGAGATAGCGCTGCTGTTGAGGAAAATAGGGCTTAA
- a CDS encoding Clp1/GlmU family protein has translation MRTYSMEPGDIFRVEGPAKIDVLEGAIYAVGALYTSGSHFTVLRARRLAFKAVDKAKISVVLGPNAVLERARPEEEVLDEWESAASSVDLNGVTVVIGAIDVGKSTMTAVLANKALSRGLRVAVIDADVGQNDIGPPTTISASRIVKPITSLRQIQAEKSVFMQSTSLERIWPRAVEAIGKLVLYARQAWSADAVIINTDGWISGEEAEEYKKTLLAKIKPNNVVAIRIGNELDGILANFSNVVFVRPPPAVGTRTKEDRKIHREMSYARFIFPVREVSVDLNKTPLCNIGLFKGLDLEGEFKAMLSRAINAKITYANQLGSALYVIADQWITRKLNSFKVFGFPEGFEKGLLVGVEDRDGFLIGLGVLKKIYYDRKKAVVYMSSRTEKALQKAACIRVGFIRLNDNFEEAERVVQLLRYDLYTYAQNGTMRGAGSA, from the coding sequence GTGAGGACTTACTCCATGGAGCCAGGCGATATCTTCAGAGTTGAGGGACCTGCGAAGATAGACGTATTGGAAGGCGCCATATACGCGGTCGGGGCGCTCTACACTAGCGGGAGCCACTTCACCGTATTGAGGGCCAGAAGACTTGCGTTTAAGGCTGTTGACAAGGCCAAGATAAGCGTCGTGTTGGGCCCCAACGCAGTCTTGGAGCGCGCAAGGCCCGAGGAGGAGGTTCTCGACGAGTGGGAATCCGCGGCGTCTAGCGTGGACCTAAACGGCGTCACTGTGGTTATTGGCGCCATCGACGTGGGCAAGTCGACGATGACCGCCGTGTTGGCCAATAAGGCCCTCTCGCGCGGCCTCAGAGTAGCTGTAATCGATGCCGACGTCGGCCAGAACGACATAGGCCCCCCAACTACTATATCGGCCAGCAGAATTGTCAAGCCTATCACAAGTCTGAGGCAGATCCAGGCCGAGAAGTCGGTGTTCATGCAGTCGACGAGCCTCGAGAGGATATGGCCGCGGGCGGTAGAGGCCATAGGCAAGTTGGTGCTCTACGCGCGCCAGGCGTGGTCGGCCGACGCCGTTATAATAAACACAGACGGCTGGATCTCCGGCGAGGAGGCCGAGGAGTACAAGAAAACCCTATTGGCGAAGATCAAGCCCAATAACGTAGTCGCTATCAGGATCGGCAATGAGCTTGACGGCATATTGGCGAATTTCTCGAACGTTGTGTTTGTGAGGCCTCCACCTGCCGTCGGGACTAGGACGAAGGAGGATAGGAAGATACATAGAGAGATGAGCTACGCGCGGTTTATATTCCCAGTGAGGGAGGTGTCGGTTGATTTAAACAAAACGCCATTATGTAACATAGGCCTCTTCAAGGGGCTTGACCTAGAGGGCGAGTTCAAGGCCATGCTGTCGCGTGCCATCAACGCGAAGATTACCTACGCCAACCAATTAGGCTCGGCGTTGTACGTTATAGCGGATCAGTGGATCACTAGGAAACTCAACTCGTTTAAAGTCTTCGGCTTTCCCGAAGGTTTTGAGAAAGGGTTGCTTGTCGGCGTCGAGGATCGCGACGGGTTCCTGATAGGGTTGGGAGTTCTTAAGAAGATATATTACGATAGAAAGAAGGCGGTGGTGTACATGTCGTCGAGGACCGAGAAGGCTTTACAGAAAGCCGCGTGTATCCGCGTCGGGTTCATACGGCTTAACGACAACTTCGAAGAAGCAGAAAGAGTAGTTCAACTGTTGAGATATGATTTATATACGTATGCCCAGAACGGCACGATGAGGGGAGCGGGCAGCGCCTGA
- a CDS encoding metallophosphoesterase, producing the protein MRGIVFKVDGDNVLLVADTHVGYEAELRLRGIRAVSQTSRLLNNLKQWGEEAGANTLAILGDVKHELPTPRETAAEVRQFLKDLAKLYERVILIPGNHDGLLDEISQGIEGVYLADSRGVLLDGVKPTLLLHGHAKPRPEDLARAEVLVMGHTHPSVSIVDEIGYVTREHAIIKIKQNKGTLMRKMYNKQYDLDEDIKIVILPASHPLITGFDIANLPQLTADDRTILRYVELRPELAEVYLTDFTFLGTLDLFLKERGGEESSRLEMVTS; encoded by the coding sequence GTGAGGGGCATTGTCTTCAAGGTCGATGGCGACAACGTATTGCTTGTAGCCGATACCCACGTCGGCTACGAAGCCGAGCTCAGGCTCAGAGGAATACGGGCCGTTAGCCAGACGAGCAGGCTTCTTAACAACTTAAAACAGTGGGGCGAGGAGGCGGGGGCCAACACTCTGGCGATACTCGGCGACGTGAAACACGAGTTGCCTACCCCGCGGGAGACCGCCGCTGAGGTCAGACAGTTCCTAAAGGACCTCGCGAAGCTATACGAGAGGGTTATATTAATTCCGGGAAACCACGACGGCTTGCTCGACGAGATTTCGCAAGGCATAGAGGGCGTCTACTTAGCCGACAGCAGAGGGGTACTGCTCGACGGCGTCAAGCCCACCCTACTATTGCATGGACATGCCAAGCCTCGTCCCGAGGACTTGGCAAGAGCCGAGGTCTTGGTCATGGGCCACACACACCCCTCGGTCTCAATAGTAGACGAGATAGGGTACGTCACCAGAGAACATGCTATAATTAAGATAAAACAGAATAAAGGTACTTTAATGAGAAAGATGTATAATAAACAATATGATTTAGATGAAGATATTAAAATTGTTATTCTTCCAGCCTCGCACCCCCTAATAACGGGCTTTGACATAGCCAATCTGCCGCAACTGACTGCCGACGATAGGACTATCCTAAGATATGTGGAGTTGAGGCCAGAACTCGCCGAAGTTTACCTGACAGACTTCACGTTCCTCGGGACTCTGGATCTCTTCCTTAAGGAGAGAGGTGGAGAGGAGAGCTCTCGGCTTGAGATGGTGACATCATAG
- a CDS encoding ATPase, with protein MDICITSGSRGGTGKTTFSIIMAHVLKYIYQKNIIIINLSKIPYRIKTDIDIETDMVDGDIKIYDFPAFHLGDRDLLSLYLSCRNIVFVADEDPHTLESAGTFLKLARGRKLGILINMIIGRPKLKYMILYSKYSKIYLIPFDEQLRIYRANGIDPIKLRSVGVAKMVKAAVDIARRLNS; from the coding sequence GTGGATATCTGCATCACATCGGGTTCTAGAGGCGGAACCGGCAAGACTACTTTCAGTATAATTATGGCGCATGTTTTAAAATATATTTATCAAAAAAATATTATTATAATTAATCTCTCTAAAATTCCGTATAGAATAAAAACTGATATAGATATCGAGACAGACATGGTAGATGGAGATATAAAGATCTACGATTTCCCTGCTTTTCACTTAGGCGATAGAGATCTGCTCTCCCTCTATCTTTCCTGTAGAAATATTGTATTCGTGGCCGACGAGGACCCGCACACCTTGGAGTCCGCCGGGACTTTCTTGAAACTCGCCCGAGGGCGAAAACTAGGTATACTGATTAACATGATAATTGGAAGACCTAAATTAAAATACATGATATTATATAGCAAATATAGTAAAATCTATTTAATTCCTTTCGATGAACAATTGCGTATATATAGAGCTAATGGCATCGATCCTATCAAGTTAAGGAGCGTGGGAGTCGCCAAGATGGTCAAAGCGGCTGTGGATATAGCAAGAAGATTAAATAGTTAA
- the rimI gene encoding ribosomal protein S18-alanine N-acetyltransferase, with amino-acid sequence MPLERCSAERLNEVYEVELDSFKKEDVYSIDLLKFLCSFCYDNSYIYIENNKVIGYIITCIEGPAAHIISIAVRRESRRKGVGSALLCTALKLLKVNTVKKIYLEVRVSNKEAIDLYRKAGFQIVETLKNYYSDGEDGYRMELTDKKYFEIFCHK; translated from the coding sequence GTGCCCTTGGAGCGCTGTTCTGCCGAAAGGCTCAACGAGGTATATGAGGTGGAGCTCGACTCGTTTAAGAAAGAAGATGTATATAGTATTGATTTACTTAAATTTCTCTGCTCATTTTGTTATGATAATTCGTATATATATATTGAAAATAATAAAGTTATCGGATATATTATTACCTGTATAGAGGGACCGGCGGCTCATATAATCTCTATCGCCGTAAGGCGGGAGTCCAGACGCAAAGGAGTAGGATCAGCCCTTCTCTGCACCGCTTTAAAACTTTTGAAAGTAAATACTGTTAAGAAAATCTATTTAGAAGTTCGAGTAAGTAATAAAGAAGCTATAGATTTATACAGAAAAGCTGGTTTTCAAATAGTCGAAACGCTTAAGAATTATTACAGTGATGGAGAGGACGGCTACAGAATGGAGCTGACTGATAAAAAATACTTCGAAATATTTTGTCATAAATAA